In the genome of Carnobacterium viridans, one region contains:
- a CDS encoding DNA-3-methyladenine glycosylase I, with protein sequence MERCSWATSDLMKKYHDEEWGKPLHDDQALFELLILETMQAGLSWSTILDKRENYREALDGFEPEKISHYDQKKIEELLSNSGIIRNKLKIASIIKNAVAFLKVKQEFSSFNQYIWSFVEGEPIVNHFNNFEKPPVKTELSSNLSKDMKKRGFSFVGPITCYAFMEAAGLVNDHSDNCSFK encoded by the coding sequence ATGGAAAGATGCAGTTGGGCAACATCAGATTTAATGAAGAAATATCATGATGAAGAATGGGGGAAACCTTTGCACGATGATCAAGCTTTATTTGAACTGCTGATTCTAGAAACAATGCAAGCAGGATTAAGTTGGTCTACTATTTTAGACAAAAGAGAAAATTACCGTGAAGCATTAGATGGATTTGAACCAGAAAAAATTAGTCATTATGACCAAAAGAAAATAGAAGAATTGCTTTCCAACTCTGGTATCATCAGAAATAAATTAAAAATAGCTTCTATCATTAAAAATGCAGTAGCTTTTTTAAAGGTAAAACAAGAATTCAGCTCATTTAATCAATACATTTGGTCCTTTGTAGAAGGAGAGCCAATCGTTAATCATTTTAATAACTTTGAAAAACCGCCAGTTAAGACTGAGCTATCCAGTAATTTATCTAAAGATATGAAAAAAAGAGGATTTTCATTTGTTGGACCAATAACGTGTTACGCGTTTATGGAAGCAGCAGGTTTGGTAAATGATCATAGTGATAACTGTTCCTTTAAATGA
- a CDS encoding C40 family peptidase, producing the protein MNKKLVTIAILGSMTFSSLILPTAVSAETNTDKLTESEQQVTQTQEAIEAAQQKVDALQTQSSQTEAELAAITSSIDSNKGKTDTLLADIEASQQEKTTLENEIKALEEKIAQRSEQLEDQARTVQVNGDTKNYIEFVIEADSLSDVIGRVDVVTDLVKANKDLVQAQADDKESVVEKKEKTEQSIVQQNALAAQLENAKAEMEQQLLEKEVVVSQLAIETASAQSDKDKYIAQKAEAESQVAEYTAAQEAAELAVLASYEAEEAKEEEETEEPIVEEASTNEEVVVAESSESVEEPQVVEESEVTASTPTETTKKTENVSTSTKETVKTETKAPAKTETKAPAKTPEAPKTTTTTAPSTSGGTSWSKLQPHATSVMGTPYLWGGTTPSGFDCSGFTSYVFAKIGITLPRTAAAQYASSTKVSNPQPGDLVFFKDGGSITHVGIYVGNGQFIGSQSSTGVAYTSVSSSYWGPKLVGYGRY; encoded by the coding sequence GTGAATAAAAAATTAGTAACTATAGCAATCTTAGGATCCATGACTTTTAGTTCTCTTATATTACCAACTGCCGTTAGCGCTGAAACTAATACAGATAAACTTACTGAATCTGAACAACAAGTAACCCAAACACAAGAAGCAATTGAAGCAGCTCAACAAAAAGTTGATGCTCTACAAACTCAATCAAGCCAAACAGAAGCAGAATTAGCAGCTATTACAAGTTCAATCGATTCTAATAAAGGTAAAACTGATACATTATTAGCGGATATTGAAGCATCTCAACAAGAAAAAACAACACTTGAAAATGAAATTAAAGCTCTTGAAGAAAAAATTGCACAACGTAGTGAACAACTTGAAGATCAAGCTCGTACAGTACAAGTAAATGGAGACACAAAAAACTACATAGAATTTGTTATTGAAGCTGATTCTTTGTCTGATGTAATTGGACGAGTAGATGTAGTCACTGATTTAGTAAAAGCAAACAAAGATCTTGTTCAAGCACAAGCAGATGATAAAGAATCAGTAGTAGAAAAGAAAGAAAAAACAGAACAATCAATTGTTCAACAAAATGCCCTTGCAGCGCAACTTGAAAATGCAAAAGCTGAAATGGAACAACAATTATTAGAAAAAGAAGTTGTGGTTTCTCAATTAGCAATTGAAACAGCGAGTGCACAATCAGATAAAGATAAATACATCGCTCAAAAAGCAGAAGCTGAAAGTCAAGTAGCAGAATATACTGCTGCCCAAGAAGCAGCAGAGTTAGCTGTATTGGCAAGTTATGAAGCAGAAGAAGCAAAAGAAGAAGAAGAAACAGAAGAACCAATTGTAGAAGAAGCTTCTACAAATGAAGAAGTAGTGGTTGCGGAATCAAGTGAGTCTGTTGAAGAACCTCAAGTAGTAGAAGAAAGTGAAGTGACAGCTTCTACTCCAACAGAGACTACTAAGAAAACTGAGAATGTATCTACTTCAACAAAAGAAACAGTAAAAACAGAAACAAAAGCACCAGCAAAAACAGAGACTAAGGCACCAGCAAAAACACCTGAGGCTCCTAAAACAACAACAACAACAGCACCGTCTACAAGTGGCGGTACATCTTGGTCGAAGTTGCAACCACACGCAACTAGTGTGATGGGCACACCTTACTTATGGGGTGGAACAACACCAAGTGGTTTTGACTGTTCCGGATTTACTTCTTATGTTTTTGCAAAAATTGGAATTACTTTGCCACGTACGGCAGCAGCACAATATGCATCTTCTACTAAGGTTTCAAATCCTCAACCTGGAGATTTAGTTTTCTTCAAAGACGGAGGATCAATTACTCATGTAGGAATTTATGTTGGAAATGGTCAATTTATTGGATCACAAAGTAGTACAGGCGTTGCTTACACTTCAGTTAGCTCTTCTTATTGGGGACCTAAACTTGTAGGATACGGACGTTACTAA